One Trichoplusia ni isolate ovarian cell line Hi5 chromosome 6, tn1, whole genome shotgun sequence DNA segment encodes these proteins:
- the LOC113494739 gene encoding uncharacterized protein LOC113494739, producing the protein MPRKYYRKSLRATTYTQEDLNAALESIAKGEKSQYAAAKHYRIPVSTLNDRIKGKTRIKSQTLGRPTAIPDEIEVRLANALIILEKWGFGLSRVEIINLVEEFIKLNEIATPFRNGRPGSDWLYNFRKRHGLSIKKPQPIEHVRRQMTDPFIIEEYFNLLEKVLLDLDLVNRPSQVWNLDETSVSLDPSKTKVVGKIGKASSRTTFGTGKENITVLTAVNANGVKLTPLIVFKGKYVWNQWIADVKNEYGFELAYAASKKGWMETDIFRNYMEKVFIPNLGDERPVLLIYDGHGSHVDISVVELATRNGVTILKLPPHTSHLLQPLDVCVFKSFKTRWDAKLVEWQRHNVGVKLPKKEFSKLFAKIWHEINPEIIRNGFKKAGIIPFNRNTIPVEKYDPRSYSRWLKSKSENESCASHHVNMTTNTVQSLNNLCVYAINLYLHQTVIPHMSIPNDTLSANTMNNCLFIHSDYIPESYQEEETVTKEPEVLTKNMPNKIIILSDIMIKPGTSNVHSLTRLSKNGKENTTFVASNSCDLPECLQTPHNLKKPVDYEHTFENLLLERIRQTRPENNKTKRKRVGLGAEIITQKCLENYNTQITTKLKNTKEKKKNKVVNEKQDETVANPKINNKRNKKEQTDNKLKKIKKRKIEADTKENNRQKGKLCDSDSDSSISSLFELADSDEIDYEEYIAELLNQEIDKENDEPNESMGLHDIAYFTKQDELKENDWIVARFATKKSLKHFVGRVLSIDKTIPTVKFLRKVKDSKYNKGTVFTYPIIDDICTIKHSDDIVSILPEPQILRRGQIIFDINFNNFNIQ; encoded by the coding sequence ATGCCacgaaaatattatagaaaatcgCTTCGCGCCACTACTTACACTCAGGAAGATTTAAATGCTGCCTTAGAAAGTATAGCAAAAGGAGAAAAAAGCCAATATGCTGCTGCAAAACATTACAGAATACCAGTATCGACACTCAATGACAGGATTAAGGgtaaaactagaataaaaagCCAAACCCTGGGTAGACCAACCGCCATTCCTGACGAAATAGAAGTCAGATTAGCCAATGCTCTAATAATACTGGAAAAATGGGGTTTTGGTCTCTCCAGGGTCGAAATAATAAACCTCGTCGAAGAATTTATCAAACTGAATGAAATCGCTACACCGTTTAGGAATGGGAGGCCGGGATCGGACTGGCTGTATAATTTCCGCAAGCGCCATGGcctttctataaaaaaaccaCAGCCTATAGAGCATGTCCGACGACAAATGACGGATCCATTTATtattgaagaatattttaatttactagaAAAGGTATTGCTGGACCTTGATTTAGTAAACAGACCTAGCCAAGTATGGAACCTAGATGAAACATCGGTGTCTCTTGATCCATCAAAGACTAAGGTAGTTGGCAAAATCGGAAAAGCTTCATCACGCACTACATTTGGCACAGGAAAAGAGAATATAACAGTGTTGACTGCAGTTAATGCTAATGGAGTAAAGTTAACGCcacttattgtttttaaaggtaAATACGTTTGGAATCAGTGGATAGCGGACGTAAAAAATGAATACGGTTTTGAATTAGCATATGCTGCTAGTAAAAAAGGTTGGATGGAGACGGACATATTCCGTAATTACATGGAAAAAGTCTTCATTCCCAATCTTGGAGACGAAAGACCTGTATTACTGATTTATGATGGCCACGGAAGCCATGTCGATATTTCTGTCGTAGAATTAGCTACCCGTAATGgtgttactattttaaaattgccaCCTCACACTTCACATTTACTACAACCCCTTGACGTCTGCGTCttcaaatcatttaaaacaCGATGGGATGCTAAGTTGGTAGAATGGCAACGACATAATGTGGGTGTTAAATTACccaaaaaagaattttcaaaactgTTTGCAAAAATATGGCACGAAATTAATCCCGAAATTATACGTAATGGTTTTAAGAAGGCAGGAATTATTCCTTTCAATCGCAATACGATTCCTGTTGAAAAGTATGATCCCAGATCTTATAGCAGATGGCTTAAAAGCAAATCTGAAAACGAAAGTTGTGCGTCTCATCATGTAAATATGACGACTAACACTGTCCAGAGCCTTAATAACTTATGTGTTTATGCTATCAATTTGTATTTACATCAAACTGTTATACCACACATGTCTATACCAAATGACACGCTATCTGCTAATACAATGAATAACTGCTTATTTATACATAGTGATTATATACCGGAAAGCTATCAAGAGGAAGAAACTGTTACTAAAGAGCCCGAagtgttaacaaaaaatatgcccaataaaataattatactctCTGACATAATGATTAAACCTGGTACTTCAAATGTCCATTCTTTGACCAGACTTTCCAAAAACGGTAAAGAAAACACTACTTTTGTTGCTTCAAATAGTTGTGACCTGCCAGAATGTCTACAAACACCACATAATTTGAAAAAACCAGTTGATTATGAACACACGTttgaaaatttacttttagaaaGAATACGACAGACTAGACCCGAAAACAATAAGACCAAGAGAAAGCGTGTAGGTCTTGGTGCTGAAATTATTACACAGAAATGTTTAGAAAACTATAATACACAAATAacgacaaaactaaaaaataccaaagaaaagaaaaaaaataaagtggtaAACGAAAAACAAGATGAAACCGTTGCtaatcctaaaataaataataaaagaaataagaaggAACAAACtgacaataaattaaagaaaattaagaaaagaaaaattgaagctgatactaaagaaaataatagacAAAAAGGGAAACTCTGTGACAGTGACAGTGATTCGAGCATAtcttctttatttgaattagcTGATTCAGACGAAATAGATTATGAAGAATATATAGCTGAACTTTTAAACCAAGAAATAGACAAAGAAAATGATGAGCCCAATGAGTCAATGGGACTACATGATATTGCATATTTTACTAAACAggatgaattaaaagaaaatgactgGATAGTAGCCCGTTTCGCCacaaaaaaaagcttaaaacattttgttggcAGAGTATTATCGATTGACAAGACGATACCTACCGTCAAGTTTTTACGTAAAGTTAAGGATAGTAAATATAACAAAGGAACAGTATTCACTTACCCAATAATTGACGACATTTGTACCATAAAACATAGTGATGACATAGTGTCAATATTGCCAGAGCCACAGATTTTAAGGCGGGgtcaaattatatttgacatcaatttcaataattttaacatacaatag